The following are from one region of the Variovorax sp. V213 genome:
- a CDS encoding DUF1272 domain-containing protein produces MLQMRPGCECCDRDLPPDSADARICSFECTFCSDCSNRSLAGTCPNCGGELLPRPTRSAAKLQKYPGSTTRVFKPEGCAAAT; encoded by the coding sequence ATGCTTCAAATGCGCCCAGGGTGTGAGTGCTGCGATCGAGATTTGCCGCCGGATTCGGCCGATGCCCGCATCTGTTCCTTCGAGTGCACGTTTTGCAGCGATTGCTCGAATCGGAGCCTCGCCGGGACGTGCCCAAACTGCGGCGGTGAATTGCTCCCGCGCCCTACTCGGTCGGCGGCCAAGCTTCAGAAGTACCCTGGTTCGACCACGCGGGTGTTCAAGCCTGAAGGTTGCGCGGCCGCAACTTGA
- a CDS encoding amidase family protein yields the protein MTKRLNLSTRCSKALAVLALAAAPAWATAATPPERIVDMGLAELRIALDQGRITSAELVGAYLERIATVDQPAGGVHAVLAVNGKAMEQARAWDARRTQQGAGQPGAPLAGIPFLAKDNFDAVGLPNTGGSLALAHSMPASNAFVMQKLLDQGAILLGKTNLSELAASYGWYGYSAVGGQTLNPFNALRTADGSSSGSAAAVAAKLAPFALGTDTTGSIRSPASVTGTVGMRSTMGLVSRSGVIPMSLTADAVGAITRSVEDQAIVLDAIQGEDKNDASTKGITRPQSPLASGLSGSTLAGKVIAVVDNFDGANPEVDVIKRNAVAAMQKAGARVINIRLPKAFETLQPSVLGPIGVAEFKPQFESYLAGLPAGQPKDLREFMSRLDTLTDKGTRAINPGRYKGLIENLETRATDSPEYIQLLSVVIPSLKRELTGLMEAGRYDALFYPTIGCTAPVVPGKTDPEFVCKSYAYAAAKIASTTGFPEVTVNGGKAAGNIPVGVSFLAKAGNDAKVLELAAAFERLHRARAAHKMD from the coding sequence ATGACCAAACGCCTCAACCTTTCCACCCGTTGCAGCAAGGCGCTTGCCGTGCTGGCCCTGGCTGCCGCACCTGCCTGGGCCACTGCAGCAACGCCACCCGAGCGGATCGTGGACATGGGCCTTGCCGAACTGCGCATCGCGCTGGACCAGGGCAGGATCACCTCGGCGGAGTTGGTCGGGGCATACCTCGAACGCATCGCTACTGTCGACCAGCCTGCCGGTGGAGTGCATGCGGTGCTGGCTGTTAACGGCAAGGCCATGGAGCAGGCGAGGGCCTGGGACGCGCGCCGTACCCAGCAGGGCGCAGGCCAGCCTGGAGCTCCATTGGCGGGCATACCGTTCTTGGCAAAGGACAACTTCGACGCCGTAGGTCTGCCCAACACCGGCGGTTCCCTAGCACTCGCGCATTCGATGCCCGCAAGCAATGCCTTTGTCATGCAGAAGCTTCTCGACCAGGGCGCCATCCTGCTGGGCAAGACCAACCTCTCCGAGTTGGCGGCGTCCTACGGTTGGTACGGCTACAGCGCGGTAGGGGGACAGACGCTCAATCCCTTTAACGCTCTGCGTACTGCAGATGGTTCCAGCAGCGGTTCGGCCGCCGCGGTGGCTGCGAAGCTAGCGCCCTTTGCTCTGGGGACGGATACGACTGGCTCCATCCGCTCGCCTGCCAGCGTGACTGGCACGGTCGGCATGCGTTCCACCATGGGCCTGGTGAGCCGATCCGGCGTGATTCCGATGTCGCTCACTGCGGACGCAGTCGGGGCTATCACTAGAAGTGTCGAAGATCAAGCCATCGTGCTCGACGCCATTCAGGGCGAGGACAAGAACGATGCATCTACCAAAGGCATAACGAGGCCGCAATCGCCCCTCGCAAGTGGACTCTCCGGAAGCACGCTTGCGGGAAAAGTCATCGCTGTTGTCGACAACTTCGACGGAGCGAACCCCGAGGTCGACGTCATCAAACGAAACGCTGTCGCCGCAATGCAGAAGGCCGGTGCGCGCGTTATCAACATCCGTTTGCCCAAGGCGTTCGAAACGCTGCAACCCTCTGTTCTGGGGCCCATCGGCGTTGCCGAATTCAAACCGCAGTTCGAATCCTATCTGGCGGGGCTACCTGCTGGCCAACCGAAAGACCTGCGCGAATTTATGAGCCGTCTCGACACGCTCACTGACAAGGGTACAAGGGCGATCAACCCGGGGCGCTACAAGGGGCTGATTGAAAACCTGGAGACTCGCGCAACAGACTCGCCGGAGTACATTCAACTGCTGAGTGTGGTGATCCCTTCACTCAAGCGCGAGCTGACCGGTCTGATGGAGGCGGGCCGGTATGACGCCCTGTTCTATCCGACCATCGGGTGTACCGCCCCTGTGGTGCCAGGTAAAACCGATCCGGAGTTCGTCTGCAAATCCTACGCATATGCCGCTGCGAAGATCGCTTCGACAACGGGTTTTCCGGAGGTGACCGTAAATGGAGGGAAGGCGGCGGGCAACATTCCCGTGGGCGTCTCGTTCTTGGCAAAGGCGGGAAACGACGCCAAAGTGCTGGAGTTAGCGGCAGCGTTTGAACGATTACACCGCGCAAGGGCAGCACACAAAATGGACTGA
- a CDS encoding Bug family tripartite tricarboxylate transporter substrate binding protein, producing the protein MSLMKFECTLRRRAIVLTALSACAMLAAPAFADTFPAKPIRLVVPAPPGGGTDGMARLLANALTESVGWTFVPDNLPGAGGNIGFDTTFKAPKDGYTLAMGESSNMVVNQYLYSRIPFNIEKDMQPVALVARVPLVLIVSANRPHASMAALMAAGKKGPLSFASSGNGTLAHLVGELWKRKAGLDMQHIPYRGAAPAMTDLIGGQVDMFFASIPVALPMIQGGKVRALAVTAGERVPVLKDVPTMSEAGFKDMEASVVFGLVGPAGIPGPLVSRINAEANKALQRPAVVQQLNAMGVERTPGSFGGDAEAFARVLREERAKWAPVIKVSGATVD; encoded by the coding sequence ATGAGCCTGATGAAATTCGAATGCACTCTGCGCCGCCGCGCCATCGTTCTCACCGCCTTGTCGGCGTGCGCGATGCTGGCGGCACCGGCCTTTGCGGACACTTTCCCCGCCAAGCCGATCCGGCTTGTTGTGCCGGCGCCGCCCGGCGGCGGAACCGACGGAATGGCGCGCCTCCTTGCCAATGCGCTGACCGAATCGGTGGGTTGGACATTCGTGCCGGACAACCTTCCCGGCGCCGGCGGAAACATCGGCTTCGACACCACTTTCAAGGCGCCGAAAGACGGCTACACGCTGGCCATGGGCGAGTCCAGCAACATGGTGGTCAACCAGTATCTCTACAGCCGCATTCCGTTCAATATCGAAAAGGACATGCAACCGGTGGCGCTGGTGGCCCGGGTGCCGCTGGTGCTCATCGTCTCGGCGAACCGTCCCCATGCCAGCATGGCCGCCCTGATGGCGGCGGGTAAGAAGGGTCCGCTGTCCTTTGCGTCCTCCGGCAACGGCACGCTGGCACACCTGGTCGGTGAACTGTGGAAGCGCAAGGCCGGGCTGGACATGCAGCACATCCCCTATCGAGGTGCGGCGCCGGCAATGACCGACCTCATCGGTGGACAGGTCGACATGTTCTTTGCCTCCATCCCGGTCGCGCTTCCGATGATCCAGGGCGGCAAGGTGCGCGCCCTGGCGGTAACGGCCGGCGAGCGGGTGCCGGTGCTGAAGGATGTGCCGACGATGAGCGAAGCTGGGTTCAAAGACATGGAGGCCAGCGTCGTCTTCGGCCTGGTCGGGCCGGCCGGCATTCCTGGCCCGCTGGTGAGCCGCATCAATGCAGAGGCGAACAAGGCGCTGCAGCGGCCGGCGGTGGTTCAGCAACTCAACGCCATGGGCGTGGAGCGCACGCCGGGCAGTTTCGGTGGCGATGCCGAGGCGTTCGCCAGAGTGCTGCGCGAAGAGCGTGCGAAGTGGGCGCCTGTCATCAAGGTCTCTGGCGCCACCGTCGATTGA
- a CDS encoding MmgE/PrpD family protein — translation MPKGNESRIVAPAALQLGCHAAGLDARHFGPETRDAVFRSVLDAITSAAAALRQPGVVAARRVAPLLYGPGSVPIWFSGGTASAGAAMLANSTAAAALDLDDGYRTARGHPGAAVIPAALALMSAVPDASVDDFIATVVAGYEVGVRLAAARSTYAPSGAWSGFAVVAAAGRMLSVDAKAIAQALAIAAQTAPALPVLAGIAGSDVKEGIPAGVVAGWSALQLAMAGFTGPVDVLEDKRLFDSQAVLRDLNGIPLIGGTYFKPFGCCRHIHAPLEAVLHLQARHGLAAEDIVSIVVFTYRATFNLSNKPDPATLVEAQYSVPYCLALCLLRGADALVPLNAGQLNDAKVRELAGRILVTHDAAIEPLFPKRSPARVVVNLVGGQRLESPLTDPRGDPERPLSSADLERKLRIATRDTLSPTVQQTVLDGVAALRAGEWRPLLAALR, via the coding sequence ATGCCAAAAGGTAATGAATCAAGAATTGTGGCGCCGGCGGCGTTGCAATTGGGTTGCCATGCGGCGGGTCTGGACGCCCGGCATTTCGGACCTGAGACGAGAGATGCGGTTTTCCGCAGCGTGCTGGATGCCATCACCAGCGCAGCGGCCGCGCTCCGTCAACCGGGTGTCGTGGCGGCGCGGCGGGTGGCGCCGCTGCTGTACGGCCCGGGCAGCGTGCCAATCTGGTTCAGCGGCGGAACTGCGTCGGCTGGCGCGGCAATGCTCGCCAACAGCACCGCGGCAGCCGCGCTCGATCTGGACGATGGCTACCGGACGGCGCGGGGTCATCCCGGCGCGGCAGTGATACCGGCCGCGCTGGCACTGATGTCTGCCGTGCCGGATGCCTCGGTCGATGACTTCATCGCCACAGTGGTGGCAGGTTACGAGGTGGGCGTGCGCCTGGCGGCAGCGCGCTCCACTTACGCACCCTCAGGTGCATGGTCCGGTTTCGCCGTCGTCGCTGCCGCCGGTCGGATGCTGAGCGTCGACGCCAAAGCCATTGCGCAGGCGCTGGCCATCGCAGCGCAGACGGCACCCGCACTGCCCGTCTTGGCGGGCATTGCTGGATCGGACGTGAAGGAAGGCATACCGGCTGGCGTTGTCGCCGGATGGTCCGCATTGCAGTTGGCCATGGCGGGGTTCACCGGGCCGGTTGACGTGCTGGAAGACAAGCGCCTGTTCGATTCGCAAGCAGTGCTACGCGACCTGAACGGGATACCGCTGATCGGCGGCACCTACTTCAAGCCGTTCGGCTGCTGCCGGCACATCCATGCTCCACTGGAGGCCGTGCTTCACCTGCAGGCCCGTCACGGCTTGGCGGCTGAGGACATCGTCAGCATAGTGGTGTTCACCTACCGGGCCACTTTCAATTTGAGCAACAAGCCGGACCCGGCGACGCTGGTGGAGGCGCAGTACAGCGTGCCGTACTGCCTGGCCTTGTGCCTGCTGCGCGGCGCCGATGCACTTGTGCCCTTGAATGCCGGGCAGCTCAATGATGCGAAGGTGCGCGAGTTGGCCGGGCGGATCTTGGTCACCCACGATGCAGCCATCGAACCGCTGTTTCCCAAACGCTCGCCTGCGCGTGTAGTCGTCAATCTGGTGGGAGGGCAGCGCCTCGAATCCCCATTGACGGACCCGCGCGGCGATCCCGAGCGGCCGCTGTCCTCGGCGGATCTCGAGCGCAAGCTCCGCATCGCCACACGCGACACCCTGTCGCCCACCGTACAGCAGACGGTGTTGGACGGCGTGGCAGCACTGCGCGCTGGGGAGTGGCGGCCGCTGTTGGCCGCTTTGCGATGA
- a CDS encoding LysR substrate-binding domain-containing protein, with protein sequence MKIEMNMRHIEAFRAVMISGSVVGAAKLLNVTQPGVSRTIALLELRLGYDLFQRKGRRLAPTSEAEALYREVEQLYVGIDRITQVAYDIRHHRAGALRLAILPALAQWLVPAVVARFLATRPQVRIFVQTLPSTQIADLVATRQFDLGVVELPMSKSGVTVQSLPPAPIVVVLPASHRLAGRDALALGDLYGERLVLPSPQSYLRYQIDDAFNRQGIAPQVVAETPTSPLVCALVAEGAGIGLVSAWTPSPHGDTRIVQRPLQEPLQSQYAFLRAEGAVPMVLVDEFQSLLARQLQATSTAGG encoded by the coding sequence ATGAAAATCGAGATGAACATGCGCCACATCGAGGCGTTCCGGGCGGTCATGATTTCCGGCAGCGTGGTAGGGGCGGCCAAGCTGCTCAACGTGACCCAGCCAGGCGTCAGCCGTACGATTGCTCTGCTGGAACTTCGCCTGGGCTATGACCTGTTCCAGCGCAAGGGCCGGCGGCTGGCACCGACCTCGGAGGCCGAGGCGCTGTACCGCGAGGTCGAACAGCTCTACGTTGGCATCGACCGGATCACACAGGTGGCCTACGACATCCGGCACCACCGGGCCGGCGCATTGCGTCTGGCCATCCTGCCCGCCTTGGCCCAGTGGCTGGTGCCCGCGGTCGTTGCCCGGTTCCTAGCAACGCGCCCGCAGGTCCGCATCTTCGTGCAGACCCTGCCGTCAACCCAGATCGCCGACCTCGTAGCCACGCGGCAGTTCGACCTAGGCGTGGTGGAGCTGCCCATGTCCAAGTCGGGCGTGACCGTGCAGTCCTTGCCGCCCGCGCCCATCGTGGTTGTCTTACCGGCAAGCCACCGCCTTGCAGGCCGCGACGCATTGGCCTTGGGCGACCTGTACGGCGAACGACTGGTGCTACCTTCGCCGCAGAGCTACCTGCGCTACCAGATCGACGATGCCTTCAATCGCCAGGGCATCGCACCCCAGGTGGTGGCCGAAACGCCAACCTCGCCACTGGTGTGCGCATTGGTGGCGGAAGGTGCCGGCATCGGGCTGGTGTCCGCCTGGACGCCTTCGCCGCACGGTGACACCCGCATCGTTCAGCGGCCCCTCCAGGAGCCACTGCAGTCGCAGTACGCATTCCTGCGAGCGGAGGGGGCGGTTCCCATGGTGTTGGTCGATGAATTCCAGTCCTTGCTCGCCAGGCAGTTGCAGGCCACTTCCACCGCCGGTGGATAG
- a CDS encoding LysR substrate-binding domain-containing protein, producing the protein MKPSLNLRQVESFYSVMRTGTVVGAARLMSVSQPAVSRSIGLLELRIGYKLFERRGRRLVATPEGDALYSEIEPIYGSLDRIAQVALDIGEQRAGALRIACLPSLSQSLLPRALARFLATRPNVSVYVQSLPSRQVADQVATRQFDLGLIELPLSRPAISVEPLEPSMSVAVMPAAHRLAGKRQVSMKDLDGERMVLLSQHSFLRHQIDDLFSRSGVSPKVVLETPHSVIACGMVAAGLGITLVSRWAALSFVGPNVVVRPIKEEMTSRSALIFPFPGSRLALAEAFAKDLKEEIRKTG; encoded by the coding sequence ATGAAGCCAAGCCTGAATCTCAGACAAGTGGAGTCGTTCTATTCCGTCATGCGCACCGGTACGGTGGTGGGCGCCGCGCGGCTGATGAGCGTGAGCCAGCCGGCGGTCAGCCGGTCGATCGGCTTGCTGGAGCTTCGTATCGGCTACAAGCTTTTCGAACGGCGTGGCCGGCGGCTGGTGGCAACCCCGGAAGGCGATGCGCTCTACAGCGAGATCGAACCCATTTACGGAAGCCTGGACCGGATTGCCCAGGTGGCGCTGGATATCGGCGAACAGCGCGCAGGTGCGTTGCGCATCGCCTGCCTGCCCTCGCTGTCCCAGTCGTTGTTGCCACGTGCGCTGGCTCGGTTTCTGGCGACGCGGCCGAACGTGTCGGTGTATGTGCAGAGCCTGCCGTCGCGACAGGTGGCCGACCAGGTGGCCACCCGGCAGTTCGACCTGGGCCTGATCGAGTTGCCCTTGTCGCGCCCCGCCATTTCGGTGGAGCCGTTGGAGCCTTCGATGTCGGTCGCAGTGATGCCGGCCGCGCATCGCCTGGCGGGCAAGCGGCAGGTGTCGATGAAGGACCTGGATGGCGAGCGCATGGTGCTGCTGTCGCAGCACAGCTTTCTGCGCCACCAGATCGACGATCTTTTCTCGCGTTCCGGCGTTAGCCCGAAGGTGGTGCTGGAGACGCCGCATTCGGTGATTGCCTGCGGCATGGTGGCCGCTGGCCTGGGCATCACGCTAGTGTCGCGGTGGGCTGCGTTGTCGTTTGTTGGACCGAACGTCGTGGTGCGCCCCATCAAGGAGGAAATGACATCCCGGTCCGCACTGATCTTTCCTTTTCCAGGCAGCAGGCTGGCTCTGGCCGAGGCCTTCGCCAAGGACCTGAAGGAGGAGATCCGCAAGACCGGATGA